Proteins encoded in a region of the Xiphophorus couchianus chromosome 11, X_couchianus-1.0, whole genome shotgun sequence genome:
- the LOC114152554 gene encoding glycerophosphodiester phosphodiesterase domain-containing protein 5-like isoform X2 has product MTYPAMASRFSQRLLGLRAKLLQRYEHGPFVRCLSGLYGCRWRRYERSRGQPEDCCCSKLEGASFALLVVAFCLTLLFLYFWGQAENDYNDFDWFNFGHLGFWFPWSVVLLVISAGFFTYVTVLMLLAVCLLSEGQKLHLHWSHKVGILISLIFSVAATAVLSDLWGEEWTTLLLSFQVTAPYLHLGGVLLMTSLGWPVALHVFRMNSSVRRGLIVGVYLSVLLTLYLVPLGLYSPCIKQKGTLGPAPALIGHRGAPMLAPENTLMSFEKAVEAGSDGLETDVAISYDGVPFLMHDHNLQRTTNVQEVFPNRTGAPAATFTWSELEGLNAGSWFLSQNPFGTAGSLRQEERQRAGNQSVCSLQDFLQLAGQAQKLVIFDLYRPPYGHPYSNSWIQRTLDVLYNVSSIQSSQVLWLPSDQRSWVHQSDPGLQQTSGTRLPLEELQRNNIVRLNLPYSSMSAELTREYSAVNISTNLYVISQPWLYSLAWCTGVHSVTTNAPQLLRTLDSPLLLMSPEEYNLMWILTDVLSFMLVVAIFYFHRWRERRLAFCSDREVKQDNDSCRQNKPEMGDIWSVSSSNCQTEKMLNLATVTEPSRQS; this is encoded by the exons CTGGAGGGAGCGTCGTTCGCCCTGCTGGTCGTCGCTTTCTGTCTGACGCTGCTCTTCCTCTACTTCTGGGGACAAGCAGAGAACGACTACAACGACTTTGACTG GTTTAACTTTGGTCATTTGGGGTTCTGGTTCCCCTGGTCTGTGGTTCTGCTGGTCATCTCTGCAGGGTTCTTCACCTACGTCACTGTGCTCATG CTCCTGGCGGTGTGTTTACTGTCTGAGGGCCAGAAGCTTCATTTACACTGGAGTCACAAG GTTGGGATCCTGATCAGCCTGATCTTCTCTGTCGCAGCCACTGCGGTCTTATCCGACCTGTGGGGAGAAGAATGGACGACTCTGCTGCTTTCCTTCCAG GTGACGGCGCCGTACCTGCACCTCGGCGGCGTTctgctgatgacatcactggGCTGGCCTGTTGCTCTGCACGTCTTCCGCATGAACAGCAGCG tGAGGCGGGGGCTGATCGTGGGGGTTTACCTGTCCGTCCTGCTGACCCTCTACCTGGTTCCTCTGGGCTTGTACTCTCCCTGCATCAAACAGAAAGGAACGCTGGGCCCCGCGCCGGCGCTGATCGGCCACCGGGGGGCGCCGATG CTCGCTCCAGAAAACACGCTGATGTCGTTCGAGAAGGCGGTGGAAGCCGGAAGCGACGGCCTGGAGACGGACGTTGCAATAAG CTACGACGGCGTGCCCTTCCTGATGCACGACCACAACCTGCAGCGCACCACCAACGTCCAGGAGGTTTTCCCAAACCGGACCGGCGCCCCTGCTGCCACGTTCACCTGGAGCGAGCTGGAGGGCCTGAACGCCGGCTCCTGGTTCCTCTCC CAAAATCCATTTGGGACAGCCGGTTCGCTGCGGCAGGAGGAGCGGCAGCGAGCGGGAAACCAGTCGGTCTGCAGCCTGCAGGACTTCCTGCAGCTGGCGGGTCAGGCTCAGAAACTGGTGATCTTTGACCTCTACCGCCCGCCCTACGGCCACCCGTACAGCAACAGCTGGATCCAGCGAACCCTGGATGTTCTCTACAATGTGTCGTCCATCCAGTCATCGCAG GTTCTGTGGCTGCCGTCCGATCAGAGATCCTGGGTCCACCAGTCGGATCCCGGCCTCCAACAGACGTCCGGGACTCGACTCCCTCTAGAGGAGCTGCAGCGTAACAACATCGTCAGACTCAACCTGCCCTACAGCTCCATGTCAGCCGAGCTCACCAG AGAGTATTCAGCGGTGAACATCAGCACCAACCTGTATGTGATCAGCCAGCCGTGGCTCTACTCTCTGGCCTGGTGCACTGGGGTCCACTCGGTCACCACCAACGCCCCCCAGCTGCTCCGGACCCTGGACTCCCCGCTCCTCCTCATG AGTCCAGAAGAATACAACCTGATGTGGATTCTCACCGACGTCCTCTCCTTCATGCTGGTCGTCGCCATCTTCTATTTTCACAG gtGGCGGGAACGAAGACTGGCTTTCTGCTCGGACCGAGAAGTGAAGCAGGATAACGACAGCTGCAGGCAAAACAAACCAG AGATGGGCGACATCTGGTCAGTCTCCAGCTCAAACTGTCAAACAGAGAAGATGCTCAACCTGGCAACCGTGACAGAGCCCTCTAGGCAGAGCTGA
- the LOC114152554 gene encoding glycerophosphodiester phosphodiesterase domain-containing protein 5-like isoform X1, giving the protein MTYPAMASRFSQRLLGLRAKLLQRYEHGPFVRCLSGLYGCRWRRYERSRGQPEDCCCSKLEGASFALLVVAFCLTLLFLYFWGQAENDYNDFDWFNFGHLGFWFPWSVVLLVISAGFFTYVTVLMLLAVCLLSEGQKLHLHWSHKVGILISLIFSVAATAVLSDLWGEEWTTLLLSFQVTAPYLHLGGVLLMTSLGWPVALHVFRMNSSVRRGLIVGVYLSVLLTLYLVPLGLYSPCIKQKGTLGPAPALIGHRGAPMLAPENTLMSFEKAVEAGSDGLETDVAISYDGVPFLMHDHNLQRTTNVQEVFPNRTGAPAATFTWSELEGLNAGSWFLSQNPFGTAGSLRQEERQRAGNQSVCSLQDFLQLAGQAQKLVIFDLYRPPYGHPYSNSWIQRTLDVLYNVSSIQSSQVLWLPSDQRSWVHQSDPGLQQTSGTRLPLEELQRNNIVRLNLPYSSMSAELTREYSAVNISTNLYVISQPWLYSLAWCTGVHSVTTNAPQLLRTLDSPLLLMSPEEYNLMWILTDVLSFMLVVAIFYFHRWRERRLAFCSDREVKQDNDSCRQNKPGDLKVQLSYRRCVLLFTVYCAQIIGEYFDHIINSRLIF; this is encoded by the exons CTGGAGGGAGCGTCGTTCGCCCTGCTGGTCGTCGCTTTCTGTCTGACGCTGCTCTTCCTCTACTTCTGGGGACAAGCAGAGAACGACTACAACGACTTTGACTG GTTTAACTTTGGTCATTTGGGGTTCTGGTTCCCCTGGTCTGTGGTTCTGCTGGTCATCTCTGCAGGGTTCTTCACCTACGTCACTGTGCTCATG CTCCTGGCGGTGTGTTTACTGTCTGAGGGCCAGAAGCTTCATTTACACTGGAGTCACAAG GTTGGGATCCTGATCAGCCTGATCTTCTCTGTCGCAGCCACTGCGGTCTTATCCGACCTGTGGGGAGAAGAATGGACGACTCTGCTGCTTTCCTTCCAG GTGACGGCGCCGTACCTGCACCTCGGCGGCGTTctgctgatgacatcactggGCTGGCCTGTTGCTCTGCACGTCTTCCGCATGAACAGCAGCG tGAGGCGGGGGCTGATCGTGGGGGTTTACCTGTCCGTCCTGCTGACCCTCTACCTGGTTCCTCTGGGCTTGTACTCTCCCTGCATCAAACAGAAAGGAACGCTGGGCCCCGCGCCGGCGCTGATCGGCCACCGGGGGGCGCCGATG CTCGCTCCAGAAAACACGCTGATGTCGTTCGAGAAGGCGGTGGAAGCCGGAAGCGACGGCCTGGAGACGGACGTTGCAATAAG CTACGACGGCGTGCCCTTCCTGATGCACGACCACAACCTGCAGCGCACCACCAACGTCCAGGAGGTTTTCCCAAACCGGACCGGCGCCCCTGCTGCCACGTTCACCTGGAGCGAGCTGGAGGGCCTGAACGCCGGCTCCTGGTTCCTCTCC CAAAATCCATTTGGGACAGCCGGTTCGCTGCGGCAGGAGGAGCGGCAGCGAGCGGGAAACCAGTCGGTCTGCAGCCTGCAGGACTTCCTGCAGCTGGCGGGTCAGGCTCAGAAACTGGTGATCTTTGACCTCTACCGCCCGCCCTACGGCCACCCGTACAGCAACAGCTGGATCCAGCGAACCCTGGATGTTCTCTACAATGTGTCGTCCATCCAGTCATCGCAG GTTCTGTGGCTGCCGTCCGATCAGAGATCCTGGGTCCACCAGTCGGATCCCGGCCTCCAACAGACGTCCGGGACTCGACTCCCTCTAGAGGAGCTGCAGCGTAACAACATCGTCAGACTCAACCTGCCCTACAGCTCCATGTCAGCCGAGCTCACCAG AGAGTATTCAGCGGTGAACATCAGCACCAACCTGTATGTGATCAGCCAGCCGTGGCTCTACTCTCTGGCCTGGTGCACTGGGGTCCACTCGGTCACCACCAACGCCCCCCAGCTGCTCCGGACCCTGGACTCCCCGCTCCTCCTCATG AGTCCAGAAGAATACAACCTGATGTGGATTCTCACCGACGTCCTCTCCTTCATGCTGGTCGTCGCCATCTTCTATTTTCACAG gtGGCGGGAACGAAGACTGGCTTTCTGCTCGGACCGAGAAGTGAAGCAGGATAACGACAGCTGCAGGCAAAACAAACCAGGTGACCTAAAAGTACAACTCAGCTATCGGCGTTGTGTATTATTATTCACTGTATACTGTGCACAAATAATAGGCGAGTATTTTGACCATATAATAAATTCTAGGCTTATTTTCTAA